The Triticum aestivum cultivar Chinese Spring chromosome 7B, IWGSC CS RefSeq v2.1, whole genome shotgun sequence genome window below encodes:
- the LOC123155447 gene encoding translation initiation factor IF-2, with translation MRGIGAAAAAAAARRHAHLPSSYAAAFSSFSGIGGSGGAGRGRGRGLPPSGSAPPRAPGRPIPEDDNGADLFAASSSAGRGRGEPVIPPSPTTPSFSSFSSAGRGRGSPLPPPPPPPPSDEDAPKQPTFAKRFDSVPPPSDQEPLATVASSSSEPPRSIPTSGAGRGVPRVQPPVDRAPEENRFVRSRGARKAPAPSAPSGQPKLAPQEAVKRALELLGRGDTGGGRGRGGRGGRGGGRDGGRRPADVNEQEKIFLGDNADGEKLEKRLGPEKMKIWDEAFDEAADEALPNPENDKLLDDIHTDNMIEFEPEYNVSFGNPDIEEKPPMSLQEMLEKVKPFIVAYEGIQDQEEWEDAVADIILKAPHMKEMIDMYSGPDVVTAIQQEGELQRVANTLPANIPNSVKRFTDKTLLSLKNNPGWGFDKKCQFMDKFVREVSEQYK, from the exons ATGCGAGGCATcggcgccgccgcagccgccgccgccgcccggcggcacgcgcacctcccctcctcctatgcCGCCGCGTTCTCTTCCTTCTCCGGCATCGGGGGCAGTGGTGGcgcagggcgcgggcgcgggcgcggcctaCCGCCCTCCGGCTCCGCGCCGCCGCGCGCTCCCGGGAGGCCTATCCCCGAGGACGACAATGGGGCGGATCTCTTCGCCGCATCATCTTCTGCCGGCCGTGGCCGCGGGGAGCCCGTGATCCCGCCCTCCCCCACCACCCCGTCCTTCTCGTCCTTCTCTAGCGCTGGCCGCGGCCGTGGATCCCCGCtgccccctcccccgccgccgccgccatccgacGAAGATGCCCCCAAGCAACCCACCTTCGCAAAGCGCTTCGACTCCGTCCCTCCCCCCTCCGATCAGGAGCCGCTAGCCACcgttgcctcctcctcatccgagcCGCCGCGTTCGATCCCTACCTCCGGCGCCGGCCGCGGCGTGCCGCGTGTGCAGCCACCGGTGGACAGGGCCCCCGAGGAGAACCGCTTCGTTCGAAGTCGTGGGGCAAGGAAAGCTCCGGCCCCGTCGGCTCCAAGCGGGCAGCCGAAATTGGCGCCACAGGAGGCTGTGAAGCGTGCTTTGGAGCTCCTTGGCCGTGGCGATACTGGCGGTGGACGCGGGAGAGGGGGGCGTGGGGGCCGCGGAGGTGGCCGGGACGGTGGCCGTCGGCCTGCTGACGTCAACGAGCAGGAAAAGATCTTCTTGGGTGACAATGCTGATGGCGAGAAACTCGAGAAGCGGCTTGGGCCTGAGAAAATGAAGATTTGGGACGAGGCGTTCGATGAGGCAGCAGATGAGGCACTGCCAAACCCGGAGAATGATAAGCTTCTCGACGATATTCATACCGATAACATG ATTGAGTTTGAGCCAGAGTACAATGTGAGCTTTGGTAATCCTGATATTGAGGAGAAGCCGCCTATGTCATTGCAGGAGATGCTGGAGAAAGTAAAGCCATTCATAGTTGCTTATGAAGGCATCCAGGACCAGGAAGAATGGGAG GATGCCGTGGCCGATATCATTTTAAAGGCACCCCATATGAAAGAGATGATAGATATGTACAGTGGGCCTGATGTCGTAACTGCAATACAGCAAGAAGGGGAGCTGCAAAGGGTTGCCAACACTCTTCCAGCAAACATACCCAATTCAGTAAAGCGGTTTACTGATAAAACTTTACTTTCTCTCAAG AATAATCCTGGTTGGGGTTTTGACAAGAAGTGTCAATTCATGGACAAGTTTGTTCGTGAAGTTTCAGAGCAATACAAGTAA
- the LOC123159857 gene encoding uncharacterized protein — protein MGSHSSLVSVYWNGDSRRNIILWMDHRALDQAERINSHNSPILQFNGGSVSPEMQAPKIRLYFLGSMAVAPNQTTASAGVLCDLGHRRQVRPPPPLKAAPAHHHINAEATWIREHMERHLQRRCQRLSSADPPVGYL, from the exons ATGGGTTCTCATAGTTCCCTTGTCTCAGTTTATTGGAATGGCGATTCAAGAAGGAACATCATCTTGTGGATGGACCATAGGGCTCTTGACCAAGCCGAGCGAATTAATTCTCACAATTCACCGATATTGCAATTTAATGGTGGGAGTGTCTCCCCAGAAATGCAAGCTCCAAAG ATCAGGTTATATTTCCTTGGTAGCATGGCAGTAGCACCCAATCAGACCACAGCCTCGGCGGGTGTGCTCTGCGATCTTGGCCACCGTCGGCAGGTTCGACCTCCGCCGCCACTGAAAGCTGCCCCTGCTCATCACCATATCAACGCCG AGGCGACTTGGATCAGGGAGCATATGGAGCGACACTTGCAGAGGCGATGTCAGCGGCTGTCGAGTGCTGACCCACCCGTTGGCTACCTCTGA
- the LOC123159859 gene encoding uncharacterized protein codes for MGSHSSLVSVYWNGDSRRNIILWMDHRALDQAERINSHNSPILQFNGGSVSPEMQAPKIRLYFLGSMAVAPNQTTASAGVLCDLGHRRQVRPPPPLKAAPAHHHINAEATWIREHMERHLQRRCQRLSSADPPVGYL; via the exons ATGGGTTCTCATAGTTCCCTTGTCTCAGTTTATTGGAATGGCGATTCAAGAAGGAACATCATCTTGTGGATGGACCATAGGGCTCTTGACCAAGCCGAGCGAATTAATTCTCACAATTCACCGATATTGCAATTTAATGGTGGGAGTGTCTCCCCAGAAATGCAAGCTCCAAAG ATCAGGTTATATTTCCTTGGTAGCATGGCAGTAGCACCCAATCAGACCACAGCCTCGGCGGGTGTGCTCTGCGATCTTGGCCACCGTCGGCAGGTTCGACCTCCGCCGCCACTGAAAGCTGCCCCTGCTCATCACCATATCAACGCCG AGGCGACTTGGATCAGGGAGCATATGGAGCGACACTTGCAGAGGCGATGTCAGCGGCTGTCGAGTGCTGACCCGCCCGTTGGCTACCTCTGA